The sequence below is a genomic window from Etheostoma cragini isolate CJK2018 chromosome 20, CSU_Ecrag_1.0, whole genome shotgun sequence.
TTGAGCCAGTACCTGAGTGGTCACACTCTTCCCTGCTGTACCAGCAATGGCCTGGCATGTCATGTTGCCTCGAAACACTGAGTTGATGGAGTTGAAGAAGCTGGACTTGCCGGCCCCGACGGGTCCCACCAACAACACCCGGGCTTCACCAACTGTTTTAATATCAGGCTTATAGCTCTGAATAGCCGTCATCAACTGCTGCTTCCTCCTAGAGGGAACACAAAGGACAgatgacatttacagtaacagttCTTTCTTCTATTCTGGATACTAAAACACTTTCgccatttactttacttttaaatgaGTTCATAGTTGCAAAAGTTGCCAAAGTTTTCTACTTACTCAGCAGTCCACTGTACATTCCTCCAGGGTTTGGCCAGAACATCTCCCAAGCCTGcatatggaaaataaataaagtgcaaCACAATGACTTGTATATTAttctaaaatttaaaattaatttacaaCAGTCCACACCAAGTATGTACTTTAAAGATTGTCTGAAAGTATGTGGTAAGAACAAACCTTCAACTCGAAACACTTCAAACTCCGTCAGTGCCAAGTCTTCTCCATGCATTGCTGCAGCCTGAAAGGTGAAGTTTGTCCCTGGGTTGGACTGGATCTCAGGTTTGTCCTCATGCAGGAACACCAAAGCACCATAATTCGGACCAGTGGCCCCATCTGTAAAAGCAGACTGTCCGCTGATACCCGCCACCCTCAGGGGTTTATCTTCCCCTGCGCTGATGCTGTAGAGGAAGGCCTCCTCGTCCCGGACACCCTCTCCGCTCTGGGTGTAGTCTTTTGAGGTGTAGGCCCCGAAGATGAACCCAGCAGCATTGTAGGCGACAATGACAGTGGGCCCCTGTTTGTCACAGCGGTTGTggaaagcagcagcagtgtaGCCGTGGACGCTGGCTTTGTAGAGCAGGTGGAGTCTGACATGACCGAGGACAGAGAGCAGCTTCTTCTGCTCATCTATAGACAAGATGGATGTGACCACAGACATGACTGAGGTGGACTGTCCAAACACACCTGAGGACACAGAACCATGATTAAATGTTATGGTAGAATTCTCTAATAAGGCATACTCTTactaaaaatttgaaatattataACTAAGTATAGTGTGAAATGTCCAAAATCACATGCTAAT
It includes:
- the LOC117936156 gene encoding interferon-induced protein 44-like; amino-acid sequence: MSVVTSILSIDEQKKLLSVLGHVRLHLLYKASVHGYTAAAFHNRCDKQGPTVIVAYNAAGFIFGAYTSKDYTQSGEGVRDEEAFLYSISAGEDKPLRVAGISGQSAFTDGATGPNYGALVFLHEDKPEIQSNPGTNFTFQAAAMHGEDLALTEFEVFRVEGLGDVLAKPWRNVQWTAERKQQLMTAIQSYKPDIKTVGEARVLLVGPVGAGKSSFFNSINSVFRGNMTCQAIAGTAGKSVTTQFRTYTLKAGKRGGAVPLILCDTMGLEENADAGLDSEDLVNIYKGHIKDRYQFSPSTPLQADAPGFKKQATLNDSIHCVVYVIDTCKVSLLTQKMLDKFASIRKKTNQLGIPQILLMTKVDEACPLVAEDLKNVYRSVYIQRKARELGESLGIPLSCVLPVKNYSEELELDQDTDILLLTAVEQMLNYADSFFENQVIEDQLAIEQLDLYRSNDLTRPDLSKQTKHIV